In Bacillus sp. Cs-700, one genomic interval encodes:
- a CDS encoding DUF2529 family protein: MLKIFTTQLMGKFKGIQDQHEMIIEDISRLFAQIITGGGTVYFYGENELQGAALEAVYGSEKLPSSAILHDPADLTENDCVLLFSRLSEDEAAAKHAEKFKATGATVVGISATRKEADPILEQNTDFHINTGLTTGLVPNDEGERIGYPALLTSLYVYHALYLTTREILEEHGYEF; this comes from the coding sequence ATGCTTAAGATTTTCACGACTCAGTTAATGGGTAAATTTAAAGGGATTCAGGATCAGCATGAAATGATCATAGAAGATATTTCACGCTTGTTTGCTCAAATTATTACAGGCGGTGGTACAGTTTATTTCTATGGAGAAAACGAACTTCAGGGAGCTGCTCTCGAAGCAGTGTATGGCTCTGAAAAGCTTCCCTCAAGTGCGATTCTTCATGATCCTGCCGATTTAACTGAGAATGATTGTGTCCTTTTATTTTCAAGGCTTAGTGAAGACGAAGCGGCTGCGAAGCATGCGGAAAAGTTTAAAGCGACTGGTGCAACGGTCGTCGGTATTTCCGCTACGCGAAAAGAAGCCGATCCTATCCTTGAGCAAAACACCGATTTTCATATCAACACCGGATTAACGACCGGTCTTGTTCCAAATGATGAAGGAGAACGCATAGGTTATCCGGCCTTACTTACTTCGTTATATGTTTATCATGCTCTCTATTTAACGACTCGGGAAATACTAGAAGAACATGGATACGAATTTTAA
- a CDS encoding CTP synthase: MTAKHKKYIFVTGGVVSSLGKGITAASLGRLLKNRGVSVTIQKFDPYINVDPGTMSPYQHGEVFVTDDGAETDLDLGHYERFIDINLSKNSNVTTGKVYSTVLRKERRGDYLGGTVQVIPHITNEIKERIFRAGNETNADVVITEIGGTVGDIESLPFLEAIRQIKSDIGKENVMYIHCTLLPYLKAAGEMKTKPTQHSVKELRSLGIQPNVIVVRAEQPVPQEMKDKIALFCDIDEHAVIEAQDADTLYKVPLALQEQKLDEITCQHLKLNCQEADMDEWNALVDKVQNLSRKTKIALVGKYVALQDAYISVVESLKHAGYAFDADIDIKWVNSETVTQENVKELLSDVDGILVPGGFGDRGIEGKITAIQYARENKVPFLGICLGMQLASVEFARNVLNLEGAHSAEIKPTTKYPVIDLLPEQKDVEDLGGTLRLGLYPCKLTEGTKAYAAYNDEVVYERHRHRYEFSNQYRAQMEEAGFIFSGTSPDGRLVEVVEVKDHPWFVASQFHPEFTSRPTRPQPLFKEFIGASMANN, from the coding sequence ATGACAGCAAAACATAAGAAGTACATCTTTGTAACAGGCGGCGTTGTTTCGTCACTTGGTAAAGGTATCACAGCAGCTTCACTAGGACGACTTTTGAAAAACCGTGGCGTGAGTGTAACGATTCAAAAGTTCGATCCATACATTAACGTTGACCCAGGGACAATGAGTCCTTATCAACACGGAGAGGTATTTGTAACGGATGATGGCGCTGAAACAGATCTTGACCTTGGTCACTACGAGCGCTTCATCGATATCAACCTTTCGAAAAACTCGAACGTAACGACAGGTAAAGTCTACTCAACTGTTCTTCGCAAAGAGCGTCGCGGTGACTACCTTGGTGGTACGGTTCAGGTTATTCCGCACATCACGAATGAAATCAAAGAGCGTATTTTCCGTGCTGGAAATGAAACAAATGCTGATGTCGTGATTACGGAAATCGGTGGAACAGTTGGAGACATCGAAAGTCTTCCATTCCTTGAAGCAATCCGCCAAATTAAGAGTGATATTGGTAAGGAAAATGTGATGTACATTCACTGTACGCTACTTCCTTATTTAAAAGCTGCAGGTGAAATGAAAACAAAGCCAACACAGCATAGTGTAAAAGAACTTCGTAGTCTTGGCATCCAGCCAAATGTGATCGTTGTTCGTGCTGAGCAGCCGGTTCCTCAAGAAATGAAAGACAAGATTGCTTTGTTCTGTGACATCGATGAGCACGCCGTTATCGAAGCACAGGATGCTGACACGCTTTACAAAGTACCTCTAGCTCTTCAAGAACAGAAGCTTGATGAAATTACTTGTCAGCACCTGAAGCTAAACTGTCAGGAAGCGGACATGGATGAGTGGAATGCACTTGTAGATAAGGTTCAAAACCTTTCTAGAAAAACGAAAATCGCCCTCGTTGGTAAATATGTAGCCCTTCAAGATGCTTATATTTCAGTTGTGGAATCTCTAAAGCATGCCGGCTATGCGTTTGACGCAGACATTGATATTAAGTGGGTAAACTCTGAAACAGTGACACAAGAGAATGTAAAAGAGCTTCTTTCTGATGTCGATGGTATCCTTGTTCCTGGTGGTTTCGGCGATCGCGGAATCGAAGGAAAGATCACGGCAATTCAGTATGCGCGTGAAAACAAAGTACCTTTCTTAGGTATCTGTCTTGGTATGCAGCTTGCTTCAGTTGAATTTGCTCGCAACGTTCTAAACTTAGAAGGTGCGCATTCAGCCGAAATTAAGCCAACAACGAAATACCCTGTCATTGATCTTCTACCTGAACAAAAAGATGTGGAGGACCTTGGTGGTACGCTTCGTCTTGGTCTATACCCTTGTAAGCTAACCGAAGGTACAAAGGCTTATGCTGCTTACAATGATGAAGTCGTCTATGAACGTCATCGTCACCGCTACGAGTTCAGCAACCAGTATCGTGCGCAAATGGAAGAGGCAGGATTCATTTTCTCTGGTACGAGCCCTGATGGCCGTCTAGTTGAAGTCGTTGAAGTGAAAGATCACCCGTGGTTTGTCGCTTCACAATTCCACCCAGAATTCACGTCACGTCCGACACGTCCACAGCCGTTATTCAAAGAATTTATCGGCGCTTCAATGGCGAATAACTAA
- the rpoE gene encoding DNA-directed RNA polymerase subunit delta, whose product MSSLKQLSAEDIQETSMIDIMYFILQDEKKPVSFYKLMDQIGKMKGLSSSQLQEMLAEVYTNLNTDGRFVTLGDNQWGLKGWYPVEQSQEELATTIKPKKRKKSEDDLGFDEDDEDDLEDLEVDDLDDFDDDDFDDDTEDLDDEDLDDEDDDDVEDDEEEKK is encoded by the coding sequence GTGAGTAGCTTAAAGCAGCTGTCTGCTGAAGACATTCAAGAAACATCCATGATTGATATTATGTATTTCATCCTGCAGGACGAGAAGAAACCTGTTTCTTTCTATAAACTGATGGACCAGATTGGAAAGATGAAAGGTTTATCTTCCTCACAGCTTCAGGAAATGCTTGCAGAAGTTTATACAAACTTGAACACGGATGGTCGATTTGTAACGCTTGGAGACAACCAGTGGGGTCTAAAAGGCTGGTACCCAGTTGAGCAATCACAAGAAGAGCTAGCAACAACAATCAAGCCTAAGAAACGCAAGAAGTCTGAAGATGACCTTGGTTTTGATGAAGATGATGAAGACGATCTTGAAGATCTTGAAGTTGATGACCTTGACGATTTTGATGACGACGACTTCGATGATGATACAGAAGATTTGGATGATGAAGACCTAGATGATGAAGATGACGACGACGTGGAAGACGACGAAGAAGAAAAGAAATAA
- the icmF gene encoding fused isobutyryl-CoA mutase/GTPase IcmF, whose translation MSVVETYKPVNHVRFVTASSLFDGHDASINIMRRILQASGAEVIHLGHNRSVEEVVNAAIQEDAQGIAISSYQGGHMEYFKYMYDLLKEKGASHVKIYGGGGGVIIPKEIKELHAYGISRIFSPDDGSDLGLQGMIDHMIKECDFATFKQIDNQIDRLHERDPQAVSSLITLAESYGGERTEETAAAAEQVFDKLKNMATDSPVLGITGTGGAGKSSLTDELVRRFINEFDNKTVAILSIDPTKQKTGGALLGDRIRMNAIHNDRVFMRSLATRKSKTELSLSIREALTVVKAAGYDLIIIETSGIGQGDAEIVDISDVSMYVMTSEFGAPSQLEKIDMIDFADLIVINKYERKGSEDALRDVKKQYQRSHMLFEQNLDQMPVYGTIASQFNDPGTNTLFKALVDTIHRKCRNDWATNIETSDIVEKLNLIIPPQRQQYLQDISGSVRRYHEYVEKQVQLARKAFQLQGTIEMLKSTEDNDETIAMLTKMKDQNMDDMHTETRKIIENWPEVKEKYSGKEFVTVIREKEIVTELTTKSLSGLDIPKVSLPKYEDWGEIVRWVLKENVPGSFPYTAGVFPFKRKGEDPKRQFAGEGTPERTNRRFHYLSENEDAKRLSTAFDSVTLYGEDPDYRPDIYGKVGESGVSICTLDDMKKLYAGFDLCAPSTSVSMTINGPAPIILAMFMNTAIEQQIQRFEEKEGRKASAKELAEIKAHTLSTVRGTVQADILKEDQGQNTCIFSTEFALRMMGDIQEYFINENVRNYYSVSISGYHIAEAGANPISQLAFTLANGFTYVEYYLSRGMDIDKFAPNLSFFFSNGLDPEYTVIGRVARRIWATVMREKYGANARSQKLKYHVQTSGRSLHAQEMDFNDIRTTLQGLMAIHDNCNSLHTNAYDEAVTTPTEESVRRAMAIQMIITKEHGLTKNENPLQGSFIIEELTDLVEEAVLSEFEKINARGGVLGAMETQYQRGKIQEESMHYEMLKHSGELPIVGVNTYKNPNPPAEEEWNMELARASKEEKEQQITNLKQFQEAHADKTEEALNRLKRAALSKGNIFEELMETVKVASLGQITRALYEVGGKYRRNM comes from the coding sequence GTGAGTGTAGTTGAAACGTATAAACCGGTTAACCACGTTCGTTTTGTAACTGCTTCAAGTTTGTTTGACGGTCACGATGCATCCATTAACATTATGCGTCGAATATTACAGGCAAGCGGAGCAGAAGTGATCCATCTTGGTCATAACCGATCTGTTGAGGAAGTTGTTAATGCTGCGATTCAGGAAGATGCGCAGGGAATTGCGATTTCTTCCTACCAGGGCGGTCACATGGAGTATTTTAAATACATGTACGACCTTTTAAAGGAAAAAGGGGCTTCTCACGTTAAGATTTATGGCGGTGGAGGCGGCGTCATTATTCCTAAGGAAATTAAAGAACTTCACGCCTACGGAATATCACGAATTTTTTCACCTGATGATGGCAGCGATCTTGGACTTCAAGGCATGATCGACCACATGATTAAGGAATGTGATTTCGCGACATTTAAACAAATTGATAATCAGATTGATCGTTTGCATGAACGTGATCCTCAAGCTGTATCAAGTCTCATTACGCTAGCGGAAAGCTATGGAGGAGAGCGCACAGAAGAGACGGCGGCCGCTGCTGAGCAAGTGTTCGATAAGCTGAAGAATATGGCAACCGATTCACCTGTTCTTGGGATTACTGGAACCGGTGGCGCGGGGAAAAGTTCTTTAACCGATGAGCTTGTGCGACGTTTCATTAATGAATTTGATAATAAGACGGTAGCGATCCTTTCCATTGATCCGACAAAACAAAAGACTGGCGGCGCTCTGCTCGGCGACAGAATTCGTATGAATGCCATTCACAATGATCGCGTCTTTATGAGAAGCCTTGCAACGCGGAAATCAAAAACCGAACTTTCGCTCTCGATTCGTGAAGCACTAACGGTTGTGAAGGCGGCAGGCTATGACTTGATTATCATTGAAACGAGCGGAATCGGCCAGGGGGATGCCGAGATCGTTGATATTTCCGATGTTTCGATGTATGTGATGACAAGTGAATTCGGTGCGCCTTCTCAGCTTGAGAAAATTGATATGATCGACTTTGCTGATTTGATTGTTATTAATAAATATGAGCGAAAAGGTTCTGAAGACGCCTTACGTGATGTGAAGAAGCAGTATCAGCGCAGTCACATGCTGTTTGAGCAAAATCTTGATCAAATGCCGGTCTACGGCACGATTGCCAGTCAATTTAATGACCCGGGGACGAATACGCTTTTTAAAGCATTGGTTGATACAATCCACCGTAAATGTCGCAATGACTGGGCAACAAATATTGAAACGAGTGACATTGTTGAAAAGCTGAATTTGATTATTCCGCCGCAGCGCCAGCAATATTTACAGGATATCTCTGGCTCCGTTCGACGCTATCATGAATATGTTGAGAAACAAGTTCAGCTTGCGCGAAAAGCGTTCCAGCTCCAAGGGACAATAGAGATGCTTAAGAGTACGGAAGACAACGATGAGACTATCGCCATGCTAACGAAGATGAAAGATCAAAACATGGACGACATGCATACAGAAACCCGTAAAATCATCGAGAACTGGCCTGAAGTGAAAGAAAAGTATAGCGGGAAAGAGTTTGTGACGGTGATCCGAGAGAAGGAAATCGTGACGGAGCTTACAACAAAGAGTTTGTCTGGGCTTGATATTCCTAAAGTCTCTCTACCGAAATACGAGGACTGGGGAGAGATCGTTCGCTGGGTTCTGAAAGAGAACGTACCAGGCTCGTTTCCTTATACAGCAGGTGTTTTTCCGTTTAAACGAAAAGGCGAGGATCCGAAGCGTCAATTCGCAGGCGAAGGAACGCCGGAGCGCACGAATCGCCGCTTCCATTACCTTTCTGAGAACGAAGACGCGAAGCGCTTAAGCACGGCCTTTGATTCCGTTACGCTTTATGGAGAAGATCCAGACTATCGACCGGATATTTATGGAAAAGTTGGCGAAAGTGGCGTTAGCATTTGTACGCTTGATGATATGAAAAAGCTTTATGCAGGGTTTGATTTGTGTGCGCCTTCGACTTCGGTATCGATGACGATTAATGGCCCCGCGCCAATCATTCTTGCGATGTTTATGAACACGGCGATTGAGCAGCAAATTCAGCGCTTTGAAGAAAAAGAAGGCCGTAAAGCAAGCGCGAAGGAGCTTGCAGAGATTAAGGCACACACGCTGAGCACCGTTCGTGGTACGGTTCAAGCTGATATTTTAAAAGAAGATCAAGGACAGAACACATGCATCTTTTCAACGGAATTTGCCCTTCGAATGATGGGAGATATTCAGGAATATTTTATTAACGAAAACGTCCGTAATTATTATTCTGTATCGATTTCGGGGTATCATATTGCAGAAGCTGGAGCCAATCCAATATCGCAGCTGGCATTTACGCTTGCCAATGGTTTTACGTATGTTGAATACTATTTAAGCCGCGGCATGGATATCGATAAATTTGCACCAAATCTCTCGTTCTTCTTTAGCAATGGACTGGATCCAGAATATACGGTCATTGGAAGAGTGGCACGCAGAATTTGGGCAACCGTGATGCGCGAGAAGTACGGCGCTAATGCGCGTAGTCAGAAGTTAAAGTACCATGTTCAAACGTCAGGTCGCTCCCTGCATGCGCAAGAGATGGACTTTAACGATATTCGCACAACGTTACAAGGCTTAATGGCGATTCATGACAACTGCAACTCGCTTCACACGAATGCATACGACGAAGCGGTAACAACGCCGACAGAGGAGTCGGTTCGTCGTGCGATGGCTATTCAAATGATTATTACAAAGGAGCACGGGTTAACGAAGAACGAAAACCCGCTCCAAGGTTCCTTCATTATTGAAGAATTAACCGACCTTGTGGAAGAAGCCGTTCTTAGTGAATTTGAGAAAATCAATGCGCGCGGTGGGGTATTAGGTGCGATGGAGACACAGTACCAGCGCGGCAAAATTCAAGAAGAGTCCATGCATTACGAGATGCTAAAGCATAGCGGCGAGCTTCCGATCGTTGGTGTAAATACGTATAAAAATCCGAATCCACCAGCAGAAGAAGAGTGGAACATGGAGCTTGCGCGAGCGAGCAAAGAAGAGAAGGAACAGCAGATTACGAACTTAAAGCAGTTCCAGGAAGCGCATGCTGATAAGACAGAAGAAGCACTTAATCGCTTAAAGCGTGCCGCACTTAGTAAAGGAAACATTTTTGAAGAGTTAATGGAAACCGTTAAGGTCGCGAGCCTTGGCCAAATTACAAGAGCTCTTTATGAAGTGGGCGGGAAATACCGTCGTAATATGTAA
- a CDS encoding TetR/AcrR family transcriptional regulator, with the protein MVKDEKLIQKRREQMIKAAVSLFKEKGFHRTTTREIARVAGFSIGTLYEYIRKKEDVLYLVCDSIYDEVRERLEEQLKPDITGIERLRQALHAFYHVMDDMQDEVLVMYQEAKSLPRETLPYVLKKELGMAEIFERLIEECVTEGKLRLTEDEIYGAAHNILVQGQMWTFRRWALHSHYSIEEYTKMQEGFLMKALNPIEAKNV; encoded by the coding sequence ATGGTGAAAGATGAGAAGTTGATCCAGAAACGTCGCGAGCAAATGATTAAAGCGGCGGTCTCTCTTTTTAAAGAAAAAGGGTTTCATCGGACAACGACGAGAGAGATCGCTCGTGTCGCCGGGTTTAGCATTGGGACACTTTATGAATACATTCGAAAAAAAGAAGACGTGCTATATCTTGTTTGCGACAGTATCTACGATGAAGTGCGCGAAAGGCTCGAAGAACAGTTGAAGCCAGATATAACAGGAATTGAGAGACTGAGGCAGGCTCTTCATGCGTTTTATCATGTCATGGATGATATGCAGGATGAAGTGCTTGTCATGTACCAGGAAGCAAAATCGCTCCCACGGGAAACGCTTCCCTATGTATTGAAAAAGGAACTCGGTATGGCCGAAATTTTTGAGCGACTAATTGAAGAGTGCGTGACGGAAGGGAAGCTACGCCTGACAGAAGACGAGATCTACGGTGCTGCGCATAACATCCTAGTGCAGGGGCAGATGTGGACCTTTAGGCGTTGGGCGCTTCATTCACATTATTCAATTGAAGAATACACCAAAATGCAAGAAGGATTTTTGATGAAAGCTTTAAATCCGATCGAAGCTAAAAACGTATAG
- the meaB gene encoding methylmalonyl Co-A mutase-associated GTPase MeaB — MHPLAERLSKKDERALAKAISLVENDAEDKLELLKDIHPMTGRAHYIGMTGSPGAGKSSLVNRLITYLRKQNLTVGVVAVDPTSPFSGGALLGDRVRMAEHFTDPGVFIRSMGTRGSLGGLSRTTKETVRLMDAFGFDVILIETVGVGQSELDIMKIADTIAVVLNPGSGDVVQVFKAGIMEIADLFVVNKADLPGVPKLLAELESMLDLVKHDAPWRPPIVKAISVQNLGLEKVWKRMQEHFEYSKASGERDARRKTSLEREVIEVVHAEMMKKLVEYEETEKGWVEEVTSGSIDPYSAAVKLLQNYMDGSLERKGMGR, encoded by the coding sequence ATGCATCCACTCGCAGAACGACTTTCAAAAAAGGATGAGCGAGCGCTCGCTAAAGCCATTAGTCTGGTCGAAAATGATGCTGAGGATAAATTAGAATTGCTGAAGGATATTCATCCGATGACAGGGCGAGCCCACTACATTGGCATGACTGGGTCACCTGGCGCCGGAAAAAGTTCACTCGTGAATCGTCTGATTACGTACTTAAGAAAACAAAACCTTACCGTTGGCGTTGTCGCTGTTGACCCGACGAGTCCGTTCAGCGGTGGGGCTCTTCTTGGCGATCGGGTTCGGATGGCGGAGCATTTTACAGATCCAGGCGTATTTATTCGGAGCATGGGAACGAGAGGAAGCCTTGGAGGACTATCACGAACGACGAAAGAAACCGTTCGTTTGATGGATGCCTTTGGATTTGATGTTATTTTGATTGAAACGGTTGGGGTTGGGCAATCGGAGCTAGACATTATGAAAATTGCGGATACGATTGCGGTCGTTTTAAATCCGGGTAGCGGAGATGTCGTGCAAGTCTTTAAGGCTGGCATCATGGAAATTGCGGATCTCTTTGTCGTGAATAAAGCGGATTTACCAGGCGTTCCGAAGCTTCTTGCCGAGCTTGAAAGTATGCTCGATCTCGTGAAGCACGATGCACCGTGGCGCCCACCGATTGTAAAGGCGATCTCTGTTCAGAATCTAGGTCTTGAAAAAGTGTGGAAACGAATGCAGGAGCACTTTGAATACAGCAAAGCATCCGGTGAGCGTGATGCTCGGCGTAAAACGTCCCTTGAGCGTGAAGTGATTGAAGTGGTGCACGCTGAAATGATGAAAAAACTTGTGGAATATGAAGAAACTGAGAAAGGCTGGGTCGAGGAAGTGACAAGTGGTTCCATTGACCCTTACTCAGCTGCTGTAAAGCTGCTTCAGAATTACATGGACGGCAGTCTTGAGAGGAAGGGGATGGGAAGGTGA
- a CDS encoding acyl-CoA dehydrogenase — protein MNFQLSEEHEMLRKMVRDFARKEVEPTAAERDEEERFDRKLFDQMAELGLTGIPWSEEYGGIGSDYLSYVIAVEELSRVCASTGVTLSAHTSLAGWPLNAFGTEEQKQKFLRPMAEGKLMGAYGLTEPGSGSDAGGMKTTAKLDGDHYILNGSKIFITNGGEAEIYIVFAQTDKEKRHKGITAFIVEKGTPGFSMGKKEKKLGIRSSPTLEIIFEDCRVPVENRLGDEGQGFKIAMKTLDGGRNGIAAQAVGIAQGALDAATAYAKDRKQFGKPIGENQGIGFKLADMATKIEAARLLTYQAAWKESQGLPYGKESAMSKLYAGDISMEVTTEAVQVFGGYGYTKDYPVERYMRDAKITQIYEGTNEIQRLVISRMLMAD, from the coding sequence ATGAATTTCCAACTATCAGAAGAACATGAAATGCTACGCAAAATGGTGCGTGACTTTGCGAGGAAAGAAGTCGAACCAACTGCAGCTGAGCGTGACGAAGAAGAGCGCTTTGATCGCAAGCTTTTTGATCAAATGGCGGAACTTGGCTTAACGGGCATTCCATGGTCAGAAGAGTACGGCGGCATTGGCTCGGATTATTTAAGCTACGTGATTGCAGTGGAAGAGCTTTCTCGCGTTTGTGCTTCTACAGGAGTAACCTTATCCGCTCATACCTCTCTAGCAGGCTGGCCGCTAAATGCTTTTGGTACTGAAGAACAGAAGCAAAAGTTCCTCCGTCCAATGGCAGAAGGGAAGCTTATGGGTGCTTACGGCCTAACGGAGCCTGGATCAGGATCTGATGCTGGTGGTATGAAAACAACAGCGAAGCTTGATGGTGATCACTATATTTTAAATGGATCAAAGATTTTTATCACAAATGGTGGCGAAGCGGAGATTTATATTGTGTTTGCTCAAACAGATAAAGAAAAGCGTCACAAAGGGATTACCGCATTTATTGTTGAAAAAGGAACGCCTGGCTTCTCGATGGGTAAGAAAGAGAAAAAGCTAGGGATTCGTTCTTCACCTACATTAGAAATTATTTTCGAAGATTGTCGTGTTCCGGTTGAGAACCGTCTTGGTGACGAGGGGCAAGGATTTAAGATCGCCATGAAGACGCTTGACGGTGGACGTAACGGGATTGCGGCTCAAGCTGTTGGCATCGCGCAGGGGGCACTAGATGCGGCTACGGCGTATGCGAAAGATCGTAAGCAGTTTGGTAAGCCGATTGGTGAGAATCAAGGCATTGGCTTTAAGCTAGCCGATATGGCTACAAAGATTGAAGCAGCTCGACTATTAACTTATCAGGCAGCATGGAAAGAAAGTCAGGGTCTGCCGTACGGAAAAGAATCGGCGATGTCTAAACTATATGCCGGTGATATTTCAATGGAAGTGACAACAGAAGCGGTGCAAGTCTTTGGTGGCTATGGCTATACGAAGGATTATCCGGTTGAGCGCTACATGCGTGATGCGAAAATTACGCAAATCTATGAAGGTACAAATGAAATTCAGCGTCTTGTTATTTCAAGAATGCTGATGGCTGATTAA
- a CDS encoding acyl-CoA dehydrogenase, producing the protein MELVFTEEQKMMQKMVRDFAEKEIAPIVEEMEETDRFPREVIKRMGELGLMGIPIPEAYGGAEMDYTSYIIAIHELSKVSATVGVILSVHTSVGTLPILAFGTEEQKKRYIPKLATGEYLGAFALTEPSSGSDASSMKTRAVRDGDHYILNGSKIFITNGGEADTYVAFARTNPDEKGSKGVTAFIIERDMPGFSVGKKEKKMGLNGSNTVEIIFEDCRVPVGNRLGEEGQGFKIAMANLESGRIGIAAQSLGIAEAALNYATAYAKERHQFGKPIGQNQGLGFKLADMATEVEAAKLLTYRAADLKNHGIPCMQEVSMAKLFASKAAVKASIEAVQVYGGYGYTKDYPVERLFRDAKVCEIYEGTSEIQKIVISRNLMK; encoded by the coding sequence ATGGAGCTTGTATTTACGGAAGAGCAGAAGATGATGCAGAAAATGGTGCGGGACTTTGCGGAAAAAGAAATCGCCCCAATCGTTGAGGAAATGGAAGAGACGGATCGCTTTCCACGTGAAGTGATCAAACGAATGGGCGAGCTCGGTTTAATGGGCATACCGATTCCAGAAGCGTACGGCGGAGCGGAAATGGACTATACGTCTTATATTATTGCGATTCATGAGCTCTCAAAAGTAAGCGCCACGGTTGGCGTGATTCTATCAGTTCATACGTCCGTTGGGACACTGCCGATATTAGCGTTTGGAACAGAAGAACAGAAAAAACGCTACATTCCGAAGCTAGCGACTGGTGAATACCTTGGTGCATTCGCACTGACGGAACCGAGTTCAGGTTCAGACGCAAGCAGTATGAAAACACGCGCCGTACGAGACGGAGATCATTACATTTTGAACGGTTCGAAAATCTTCATTACAAATGGTGGAGAAGCAGATACGTACGTCGCCTTCGCTAGAACAAATCCGGATGAAAAAGGAAGCAAAGGCGTAACCGCATTTATTATTGAGCGTGACATGCCTGGCTTTAGCGTTGGAAAGAAAGAGAAGAAAATGGGGCTAAATGGCTCGAATACGGTGGAAATCATTTTTGAAGACTGCCGTGTACCTGTTGGAAATCGTCTTGGCGAAGAAGGGCAGGGCTTTAAAATTGCGATGGCGAATCTTGAAAGCGGTCGCATTGGAATTGCTGCTCAGTCACTTGGCATCGCAGAAGCGGCGCTGAACTATGCAACAGCTTACGCGAAAGAGCGTCATCAGTTTGGGAAGCCGATTGGGCAAAATCAAGGCCTTGGTTTTAAGCTTGCCGATATGGCGACAGAAGTTGAGGCGGCTAAACTACTAACCTATCGTGCGGCTGACCTGAAAAACCACGGAATCCCTTGCATGCAGGAAGTCTCGATGGCAAAGCTTTTTGCATCGAAAGCGGCCGTGAAAGCTTCGATTGAAGCGGTTCAAGTCTACGGAGGATACGGCTACACGAAAGATTACCCGGTAGAACGCCTCTTCCGCGATGCAAAAGTATGCGAAATCTATGAAGGAACGAGCGAAATACAGAAGATCGTGATTAGTCGAAACCTGATGAAATAA
- a CDS encoding 3-hydroxybutyryl-CoA dehydrogenase, translating into MEIKTIMVIGAGQMGAGIAQVCAASGYTVYVNDLKQEFIDRGLAGIEKNLSKQVSKERITQDDMNGTMERLRATTDLQDAKHVDIVIEAAVENMEVKGNLFARLDEIAEKHTILATNTSSLPITEIAAATKRPEKVIGMHFMNPVPVMKLVEIIRGLATTDESYQAVEKLAVDLGKTAVEVNDFPGFVSNRILMPMINEAIYTVYEGVASPEDIDSVMKLGMNHPMGPLTLADFIGLDTCLYIMETLQEGFGDDKYRPCPLLRKYVKAGWLGRKTGRGFYQYQD; encoded by the coding sequence ATGGAAATCAAAACAATTATGGTGATTGGTGCTGGACAAATGGGGGCAGGGATTGCGCAGGTGTGTGCAGCTTCTGGCTATACCGTGTATGTAAATGATTTAAAGCAGGAATTTATTGATAGAGGACTCGCAGGAATTGAGAAAAACCTTTCGAAGCAGGTTTCCAAAGAGCGAATCACGCAGGACGATATGAATGGAACGATGGAGCGGTTGAGAGCAACGACAGATCTGCAGGATGCAAAGCATGTTGATATCGTCATTGAAGCCGCAGTTGAAAACATGGAAGTAAAGGGAAACCTTTTTGCACGCCTGGATGAAATTGCCGAGAAACATACAATCCTTGCGACTAATACATCTTCCCTTCCAATTACGGAAATTGCGGCAGCGACAAAGCGCCCGGAGAAAGTAATCGGAATGCATTTTATGAACCCGGTACCTGTCATGAAGCTTGTTGAAATCATTCGGGGCTTAGCGACAACGGATGAAAGCTATCAAGCGGTTGAAAAGCTGGCAGTGGATCTTGGAAAAACAGCGGTGGAAGTAAATGATTTTCCTGGATTTGTGTCGAATCGAATTTTGATGCCAATGATCAATGAAGCGATCTATACCGTTTATGAAGGTGTAGCCTCTCCTGAAGATATCGATAGCGTCATGAAGCTCGGTATGAATCATCCGATGGGACCGCTAACGCTCGCTGATTTTATTGGGCTGGATACGTGTTTGTATATTATGGAAACGCTTCAAGAAGGATTTGGTGATGACAAATACCGCCCATGCCCGCTTCTGCGAAAGTATGTAAAAGCCGGCTGGCTCGGACGTAAGACAGGAAGAGGCTTCTACCAATACCAGGATTAA